From Catharus ustulatus isolate bCatUst1 chromosome 6, bCatUst1.pri.v2, whole genome shotgun sequence, a single genomic window includes:
- the PAPLN gene encoding papilin: MQKAEMKNLFLLLMLTTSLSAFSGRRMKRQVDVWGSWSEWSKCSRSCGGGVSFRQRHCYSQRTEGPSSCVGPTRSYQSCNVQNCPEGSRDFRAEQCAEFDGTEFQGKKYKWLPYYGAPNKCELNCIPKGENFYYRHKEAVVDGTTCEPGKRDICVEGVCQAVGCDNMLESAKKEDKCLQCGGDGSTCYGVKGTFDVASLPKGYNQIFIIPVGATSIQIKEVKPSRNFLAVKNVRGEYYLNGHWTIDFSRVLQVASTVLHYDRGSEGDVAPELLHARGPTTEPLVIELISQEPNTGVQYEYYLPLQGQASGYSWSYSSWSECSSECGGGFQSRLVFCTIDNEIYPDYMCRNKPQPDNNRTCGHQPCPQTKRWKTGEWGSCSASCGGGTQTRSVYCVAFDGQSWQGVVDDTECMAFAQQPRRSQPCNVRQCATWSTGPWSQCSASCGEGVQTRTVTCRTQQGAQAQDFACLMEPKPSATQPCLKENCIQEIGWHVGDWGLCSKSCDSGIRTRQVICADGDSKFYSPETCKAIQPQKPATLGSCNTQPCYLPQQVPSMQDTMGYDVTRQSLLTRYNPKSPAPDSDDRSMLPGTTMIHSTSGNQHIPSTKDHSINLFPVGWESQSRSPGSHQLSFSQDSPAGAGSQDCHQSPHGCCPDGHTPASGPLGRGCLFSTCHQNRYGCCPDGVSAAQGPNNIGCPQYYHDIQTRQNRPTATTPAASQALSQQQPSSECRGSVYGCCFDNIASAIGPRGEGCLNSPNYPYPVMCLLPSAHGPCTNWTTRWYFVGVVGRCNRFWYGGCHGNKNSFASEEECMRVCHSSVGVSHLELQPSPGTGVLQHQQTVSNSHAGHAQSQQQSPTRKAASHSQEGRTFGSSLPTQDSRRQDSWRRDVLPESLPRTGVLESQRWDTQRSRLDSLGQLRSWEAAAPGPSDRQSSSGQQVLPWEGKQWREAFGADASVTEGFGHQESADLFPAQALHRTILEEAKPSLVTAVVGQNIQLVCKTGMSSLSRVEWMKNSQPVSSDRHTYQSDSSLVISHVQPQDAGTYTCRTSDDRTESRQIQLQITEYPSTVLAEGGRGRVLHQANLQHQGLSRGRQLVQAGGSSVRQQLTYRLKMDKSEPTVVEANVGERVRLPCTVEASPALTIEWQKDGQPLSSPRHRQQSDGALVISKVSSEDIGFFTCIASNGRDRDQRRVLLRPLGELRITGLLPSITVPEGGTAQLHCTVTGNNVNIRWSRNGVPMRGDGHHIHLSQDGSLTISNVQGADEGSYTCSAYSSSSSVSASSEVKVLRSQPSTTVSHAVDLSRECVDQPHLANCDLILQAQLCGNEYYSSFCCASCAHHRPQGSPAHPRG, translated from the exons GGCCGCCGGATGAAACGGCAGGTTGATGTCTGGGGGAGCTGGAGTGAATGGAGTAAGTGCAGTCGCAGCTGTGGCGGTGGAGTCAGCTTTCGGCAACGGCACTGCTATTCCCAAAG gACAGAAGGTCCTTCCAGTTGTGTTGGACCAACACGAAGCTATCAGTCATGTAATGTTCAG AACTGCCCAGAAGGCTCCCGGGATTTCCGGGCAGAGCAATGCGCAGAGTTTGATGGGACAGAATTCCAAGGCAAGAAATACAAGTGGCTTCCATATTATGGAG CACCTAATAAATGTGAGTTAAACTGTATTCCCAAGGGAGAAAACTTCTACTACAGGCACAAGGAAGCAGTGGTAGATGGGACTACCTGTGAACCTGGCAAGCGAGATATTTGTGTAGAGGGAGTTTGTCAG GCTGTTGGCTGTGATAATATGCTGGAATCTGCCAAGAAGGAGGACAAGTGCCTGCAATGTGGAGGAGACGGTAGCACCTGCTATGGTGTGAAGGGCACTTTTGATGTGGCCAGCCTCCCCAAAG gttacAATCAAATCTTTATTATCCCTGTGGGAGCCACAAGCATCCAAATTAAGGAGGTTAAGCCCAGCAGGAACTTCCTAG CTGTCAAGAACGTGCGAGGGGAGTATTACCTGAATGGGCATTGGACAATTGACTTCAGCCGGGTGCTGCAGGTGGCGAGCACAGTGCTGCACTATGACCGTGGCTCCGAGGGTGATGTGGCTCCAGAGCTCCTCCACGCTCGGGGTCCCACCACAGAACCCCTCGTCATTGAG CTCATCAGCCAGGAGCCAAACACGGGGGTACAGTATGAATATTACCTGCCCCTTCAAGGACAGGCCTCAGGTTACAGCTGGAGCTACAGTTCCTGGAGTGAGTGCAGCTCTGAATGTGGAGGAG GTTTCCAATCTCGCTTGGTGTTTTGCACCATAGACAATGAAATTTATCCGGACTATATGTGCAGGAATAAACCACAACCAGACAACAACCGGACGTGTGGCCATCAGCCTTGTCCCCAGACAAAAAG GTGGAAAACAGGAGAGTGGGGGTCCTGCTCAGCCAGCTGCGGCGGGGGCACCCAGACTCGCTCCGTGTACTGCGTGGCGTTtgatgggcagagctggcagggagtgGTGGATGACACCGAGTGCATGGCCTTTGCCCAGCAGCCGCGCCGCAGCCAGCCCTGCAATGTCCGGCAGTGTGCCACCTGGAGCACAGGGCCCTGGTCCCAG tgctcagcCAGCTGCGGGGAAGGAGTGCAGACCCGGACTGTCACCTGCAGGACTCAGCAGGGCGCTCAGGCTCAGGACTTTGCTTGTCTAATGGAACCAAAGCCATCAGCCACCCAACCCTGCCTTAAAGAGAACTGCATCCAGGAAATCGGTTGGCACGTTGGAGACTGGGGTCTG TGTTCCAAGAGTTGTGATTCAGGCATCCGGACACGCCAGGTCATCTGTGCTGACGGCGACTCCAAATTCTACAGTCCTGAGACATGCAAAGCCATCCAGCCACAGAAACCAGCCACCCTGGGTAGCTGCAACACACAGCCCTGCTACCTGCCACAGC AAGTCCCCAGTATGCAGGACACTATGGGATATGATGTCACTCGCCAGTCCTTGCTGACACGTTACAACCCAAAGAGCCCTGCCCCAg ATTCTGATGATAGAAGCATGCTCCCTGGGACCACCATGATCCATAGCACCTCAGGTAATCAGCACATTCCATCCACCAAGGACCACAGCATCAACTTGTTTCCTGTCGGCTGGGAGTCCCAGTCCCGCTCGCCAGGTTCCCATCAGCTCAGCTTCTCTCAGGActcccctgcaggggctggctcCCAGGACTGCCACCAGAGCCCACATGGCTGCTGTCCAGATGGGCACACTCCGGCGTCGGGCCCTCTGGGGAGAGGTTGCCTTTTCAGCACCTGCCACCAAAACAG GTATGGCTGCTGTCCTGATGGAGTGTCGGCTGCCCAGGGTCCAAACAACATTGGATGCCCACAATATTATCATGACATTCAAACGAGACAAAATCGTCCCACTGCAACCACTCCAGCA GCAAGCCAAGCcttgtcccagcagcagccctcgAGCGAGTGCCGCGGCTCCGTGTATGGCTGCTGCTTTGACAACATCGCCTCAGCCATAGGTCCTCGAGGGGAAGGATGTCTCAATAGCCCCAACTACC CATACCCTGTGATGTGTCTGCTGCCCAGTGCCCACGGCCCCTGCACCAACTGGACCACTCGCTGGTACTTTGTGGGAGTTGTTGGCAGGTGCAACCGGTTTTGGTATGGCGGCTGTCACGGCAATAAAAACAGCTTTGCATCGGAGGAGGAGTGCATGAGAGTgtgccacagctctgtgggAGTCAGTCATCTGGAGCTCCagccctcccctggcacaggagtTCTGCAACACCAGCAGACTGTCTCCAATTCTCATGCAGGACATGCTCAGAGTCAGCAGCAATCACCCACAAGAAAGGCTGCAAGTCACAGCCAAGAAGGAAGAACCTTTGGGTCTTCACTCCCCACTCAAGACAGCCGCAGGCAGGACAGCTGGAGGAGGGACGTGCTGCCAGAGTCCTTGCCAAGGACTGGTGTGCTGGAGAGCCAGCGCTGGGACACCCAGCGAAGCAGACTGGACAGCCTGGGCCAGCTGCGCTCCTGGGAAGCAGCCGCGCCTGGGCCCTcagacaggcagagcagcagtggccagcaggtgctgccctgggaaggCAAGCAGTGGCGTGAAGCTTTCGGAGCAGATGCTTCTGTGACAGAGGGATTTGGGCACCAGGAGTCTGCAGACTtgttcccagcacaggctctgcacAG AACAATCCTGGAGGAAGCCAAGCCCTCTCTTGTGACAGCAGTTGTGGGACAAAACATCCAGCTGGTCTGCAAAACAGGCATGTCCTCGCTCTCCAGAGTGGAGTGGATGAAGAACAGCCAACCAGTCTCCTCTGACAG GCACACCTACCAGTCCGACAGCTCCCTGGTGATCAGCCACGTCCAGCCCCAGGACGCCGGCACCTACACCTGCCGCACCTCCGACGACAGGACGGAGAGCCGACAGATCCAGCTGCAGATCACAG AGTACCCAAGCACTGTGCTGGCAGAGGGTGGGAGAGGTCGGGTCCTTCACCAGGCAAATCTGCAGCACCAAGGGTTATCCAGAGGCAGGCAGCTCGTGCAGGCAGGTGGCTCCTCTGTGCGTCAGCAGCTCACATACAG GTTGAAAATGGATAAGAGCGAACCCACAGTAGTGGAGGCCAATGTTGGGGAGAGAGTCAGACTGCCCTGCACAGTGGAAGCATCACCAGCTCTCACCATTGAGTGGCAGAAAGATGGGcagcccctctcctctcccag gcacaggcagcagtcGGACGGGGCCCTGGTGATCAGCAAGGTCAGCTCTGAAGACATTGGCTTCTTCACCTGCATTGCCTCCAATGGACGTGACCGCGACCAGCGCCGCGTCCTGCTCCGACCTCTAG GAGAGCTGAGGATCACTGGTCTTCTGCCAAGCATCACTGTACCTGAGGGAGGGACTGCACAGCTTCATTGTACAGTGACTGGCAACAACGTGAATATAAGGTGGTCAAG GAACGGAGTTCCCATGAGGGGGGATGGCCACCACATCCACCTGTCCCAGGATGGAAGCCTGACTATAAGCAATGTGCAAGGGGCTGACGAGGGATCCTACACGTGCAGTgcctacagcagcagcagctctgtcagtgCCAGCTCAGAGGTGAAGGTGCtgaggagccagcccagca CTACTGTGAGTCACGCTGTGGACCTGAGCAGAGAGTGTGTGGACCAGCCCCACCTTGCCAACTGTGACCTGATCCTGCAGGCCCAACTCTGTGGTAATGAGTACTATTCCAGCTTCTGCTGCGCCAGCTGCGCTCATCACCgcccccagggcagccctgcgCACCCCCGTGGGTGA